The genomic region ATCGGGCGGGGTCCGGTGAAACAGCACGACGAGCCTGTTCGGGCGTTCGCGGGCCGCGTCCGGAAAGGGATTGGCAGCCATAATGTCGCGCAGCTCGCGCCCGTCGCGGACGAGGAAATCGATCGGAAAACCGAACTTGGCCGCCGCCTCCTGCTCGAGCGCGGCTTCGAGCGCGGCGGAGTCGCGCTGTTCGGTCGAAATCAGCGCGTTGCCCGATGCGAGCAGAGTCGCGACGTCGGCAAACCCCAGCGATTCCAGCATCGCGCGCAGATCGGCCATCGCGAGCGTCCGCCCGCCTACGTTGACGGCGCGCAGCAGCACCGCCCAGCGCTTCACACGCCTTCTTCGCGCAGCGGACGGTTGAGCAGACCGTCGACGACGTCCGCCACTTCGGCGCCGTCGAGCAGCGCGCACACGGCCTGCGCGACCGGCATGTCGACGCCCGCCGCCAGTGCGGCCTCGCGCAGTACCGGCGCAGTGAAGGCGCCTTCGGCCACGGTCTTGCGATCCGCCAGCAGGCTCTGCGCGCTTTGTCCCCGCCCGAGCCCGACGCCGAGCGAATAGTTGCGCGAGCTGGTCGACGAGCAGGTGAGAACGAGATCGCCCAGGCCGCACAGGCCGGCGAGCGTTTCCACTCGCGCGCCGCGCGCCACGCCGAAGCGAGTCATTTCGGCAAAGCCGCGCGCGATCACCGCCGCACGCGCATTCTGGCCTAGACCGGCCCCCTCGACGACGCCGCAGGCGATCGCGAGCACATTCTTCACCGCGCCGCCGATCTCCGCCCCCACCACGTCCGACGAGACATAGGGGCGGAACGAAGGCCGCGCGATCACGCCGGCGAGTTCGTTGGCGCAGTCGATCGGATCGGCGGCGAGCGTGACGGCGGTGGGCAGGCCGGAGGCGACTTCGTGCGCGAAGGTGGGTCCGGAGAGCACCGCGATTCGGGAGCCCGGCACTTCCTCGGCCGCGACATGGTGCAGGAACTGGTGCGATCCCGCCTCGATCCCCTTCGAGCAGAGGATCAGCGGCTGCCCCCTGCCGGGCAGTTCGCGGAGCACCGCGCGCATGTGCTGCGCCGGCGTCACCACCAGGATCGGATCGGCATCGGCGAGATCCCCGAGCTCCTGCGTCGCGCTGACGTTCGGCGAAAGCGGAATACCAGGCAGAAAAACGGTGTTCTCGTGGCGTTCGTTGATCGCGTCGACCACTTCCGCCTCGCGCGCCCAGAGCCGAACGGCGGTGCCTCCCGAGGCCAGTACCTGTGCAAGCGCAGTGCCCCAGGCACCGCCGCCGATTACTCCGATCGTCATGCCTTCACTCCCGCACCGCGCACCTTTTCGCCTGTCGGATCGAGCGGCCAGCGGGCGCGGGCCGGCACGTCGAGCGGATCGGTGAGCCCGGCACCGAATCGCTCGGCGCCCGCCCAGGCGATCATCGCCGCATTATCGGTGCACAGCCAGAGCGGCGGCGCGACGAACCGCAGATCGCGGCTGGCAGCGAGCCCCTCGAGCGCAGCGCGCACCCCCTGGTTGGCCGCGACGCCACCCGCGACGACCAGCGCGCTGACGCCGACGCCCGCCACCGAATCGAGTGCGCGGGCAGTGCGATCGAGCAGACAGTCGATCACGGCCTGCTGGAACGAGGCGGCGATATCCTCGGCGCGGTGGGTGCCTGCGTCGCGCGCGCGCGATACGGCGCTCTTGAGGCCGGCGAACGAGAAATGCGGCTCGTTCGATCCCAGCAGCGGGCGCGGCAGCGGCACCGCGCGCGGATCGCCCTTTCGCGCCGCCTGCTCGACCGCGGGGCCGCCCGGAAAGCCGAGCCCGAGCAGCTTCGCCGTCTTGTCGAACGCCTCACCCGCGGCGTCGTCGATCGTGGTGGCGATCCGCCGGTAGCGGCCGACGCCTTCGACCAGCAGCAGCTGGCAATGGCCGCCCGAAACGAGCAGCAGCAGATAGGGAAAGGCCAGATCGGGATCGGTCAGGCGCGGCGAGAGCGCATGTCCCTCGAGATGGTTCACCGCGACCAGCGGCTTGCCACCCGCCAGCGCGAGCGCCTTGCCGGTGACGAGCCCGACCATCACACCGCCGATCAGCCCCGGCCCCGCCGTCGCCGCGACTGCATCGACATCGGCCAGCGTCACTCCCGCCTCGTCGAGCACCGCCTCGACCAGTGGGCCCAGCATTTCGACATGCGCGCGTGCCGCAATCTCGGGAACGACACCGCCATAGGGGGCATGCTGGGCATCCTGCCGCGCGAGCCGATGCGCACGGATCGTCCGATCGCTCGCGACCAATGCCGCGGCCGTCTCGTCGCAGCTCGATTCGAGGCCCAGGATCAATGCCATCGCTTCCATCTAGAGGCGCCGGCCGCTAGCACAAGCGGCATGCCCAGCCCCTTTCGCATCGGAACGCGCGGATCGCCGCTCGCGCTCACTCAGGCCAATATGGTGCGCGACGCGCTGATCGGCGCGCACGACTGGGCGGAAGATGCGGTGGAGATCGTGACCATCCGCACCACCGGCGACCGGGTGCAGGATCGTGCGCTCGCCGAAATCGGCGGCAAGGCGCTGTGGACCAAGGAGCTCGACCGCGCGCTGCTCGACGGCGAGATCGACTGCGCCGTACATTCGATGAAGGACGTGGAGACGCTGCGGCCGCCGAGCGTCACGCTGGCCGCCGTGCTGGCGCGAGCGGATGTGCGCGACCGGCTGATCGGTGCCGATTCGATCGAGGCGCTCCGGCAGGGCGCACGTCTCGGCACCAGTTCGCCGCGCCGCGCCGCGCAGCTGCGCAAGCTGCGACCCGACCTCGAGATCGTCCTGTTCCGCGGAAACGTCGATACGCGGCTCGCCAAGCTCGCGGCGGGCGAGGCCGACGCGACTCTTCTCGCCGCCGCGGGGCTGGAGCGCCTCGGGCGGCACGATATCGGCGTGCCCGTGCCGGTTGACGTCATGCTGCCGGCGCCCGCGCAGGGGGCGGTCGGCGTCGAAGTGCGCAGCGACGACCAGACCGCGGTCGAGCGGCTGGCGGCGATCGATCATCCCGAGACGCGTGCCTGTGTCCTCGCCGAGCGTGCCCTGCTCGCGGCGCTCAAGGCCGACTGTCATTCGCCCGTGGGTGCGCTGGCGACGCTGGACGGCGCGATCCTGACGCTGCGCGCCGAATTGCTGTCGGAAGACGGGCAGGCGCATGTCCACGGGCAGGAAGCGGGCGCCCCGCGCGATCCGAAGCTTCCGGAGATCATGGCGCGCGACCTGCTCGCCCGCGCCCCGGAGACGGTGCGGCGGCTGTTCGCGGGATGAGCCGCCCGATCGCCGTCCTGCGACCGGAGCCGGGCAACCGAGTGACGGCGGCTGCAGTGGAGGCGACCGGACGCCGGGCGATCCGGCTTCCGCTTTTCGACGTCGTGCCCGTCCCCTGGCAAGCGCCTGATCCGAGGGAATATGACGCGCTGCTCCTGACCAGTGCCAACGCCGTCCGCCATGCCGGACCCGAACTGGCCGCATTGCTGGCGCTGCCGGTCCATGCGGTGGGCGAAGCGACTGCGGCGGCCGCGCGGCGCGCCGGGTTCGTGGTGGCGGCGATCGGACACGACGGCGCGCACACCCTGATCGCCGCTGCCGCCGGGGCAGGCGTTCGCCGGGCGCTGCATCTCGCCGGGCGCGATCGGCTGATCGAGCAGGGCGGGATCATCGCCGACGTGCGCACTGTCTATGCCAGCGAGCCGCGCGAGATCGCGGAAGCTGCGGCGCAGCGGCTGTCTGGTGCCGTCGCGATGGTCCATTCGCCGCGCGCGGCCGCGCGACTCGCGGCGGTGCTCGACGCGTCGCGCGTCGCGCGTGGCAGCGTCGCCGTCGCGGCGATCAGCGAGCGGACAAGAAGGGCCCTGGGAAGCGGCTGGGAGCGCGTGGCGGTGGCGGCAGTTCCGGAAGACGACACGCTCCGGGACGTCGCCCTCCGCCTCGCCGATTGACCGCGGCCGCCGGCGCGGGAATAAGGGCGCCATGAGCCGCGACGAGCCTACCGCGCTGAAGCCGGCCCGCGGCCTTTCCGCACTGGGAACAACGATCCTCGTCGGCCTGCTGGCCTTTGTGGGCGGAATTGCCGCGACCGCCGCGCTGATTCACTTTTCCGGGATGGGGCCGTTCGGGAGAACGCCCGCGCCCGTGGAGACTGAGGCCGCCCCCGCCGAAGCCGTGGTCGCGCCGCCGCTTCCGGCAGGAACCGACCTTGCCACGCTCAATGCGCGCGAACAGATGCTGGCCGGCCGCCTCGACGAGCTCGAGGAACGGCTGGTGGCGGTCCGCAGCGCGTCGCGAGTCGCCTCCAGCTATGCCAATCGCGCCGAGGGGCTGCTGATCGCCTTTGCGACGCGCCGCCTGCTTGATCGCGGCCTGCCGCTTGGCGGCGTGGAAGGGCAGTTGCGGCTGCGCTTCGGCGCATCGCACCCTGAGGAAGTCGCCGCGATCCTGCGCGCGGCCAACGATCCGGCGACGCTGGAGGATCTCCGCCTTGCGCTCGATGCGATCGCGCCACGGCTCATCGCCGGCGGCCCCGATGAGGGCGTGTGGTCGCGCGTGCGGCGGCTGTTCAACGATCTCGTCGTGCTGCGCCAGGAAACCTCTCCCAGCCCGCGCCCCGCCGACCGGCTGCGCCGCGCTCGGCGCGTTCTCGAAGCCGGGCAGGTGGAAGCGGCTCTCGCCGAGATCGCCCATCTGCCGGGCGCGGAAAATGCCGAGAGTTGGATCGCGGCGGCGCGACGCTATATCGCGGCTCGACAGGCGCTAGGCGATATCGAACTGGCGGCGATGCAGGCGCCCGGGGCACCGCCCGCACCACCTTCGGCGTCGGCGCCGGTGGTGCAATCGGAAACTTCGGCAGCCGCCGCCGAAACGGAATAGGACAGGACGCATGGCAGAAATGGGCCGGTTTGACTGGCAGGACCCGTTCGCTCTCGACGCACAGCTCACCGAGGAAGAGCGGATCGTACGCGATACCGCGCATGGCTATGCGCAGGAGAAGCTGCTGCCGCGCGTGACGAAGGCGTTCCTCGACGAGAGCTTTGATCGCGAGATCATGCGCGAGATGGGCGCGCTGGGTCTGCTCGGCGCCACGATCCCCGAAGCCTATGGCGGCGCGGGGCTCGGCTATGTCTCCTATGGTCTGGTCGCGCGCGAAGTCGAGGCAGTCGATTCGGGCTATCGCTCGGCGATGAGCGTGCAGAGTTCGCTCGTGATGCACCCGATCCACGCCTATGGCACCGAGGCGCAGAAGCAGAAATTCCTGCCCAAACTCGCCACCGGCGAATGGGTGGGCTGCTTCGGCCTGACCGAGCCCGATGCGGGATCCGATCCCGGCGGCATGCGCACGCGCGCGGAGAAGATCGACGGCGGCTATCGCCTGAGCGGCTCGAAGATGTGGATCACCAATTCGCCGATCGCCGACGTTTTCGTCGTCTGGGCGAAATCCGATGCGCACGGCGGCGGCATCAAGGGCTTTGTGCTCGAAAAGGGCATGAAGGGGCTCTCCGCTCCCAAGATCGAAGGCAAGCTGTCGCTTCGCGCCTCGATCACCGGCGAGATCGTGATGGACGGCGTCGAAGTCGGCGAGGACGCGCTGCTGCCCGAGGTGCAGGGGCTGAAGGGGCCGTTCGGGTGCCTCAATCGCGCACGCTACGGAATTGCCTGGGGCAGCATGGGGGCGGCCGAGGCCTGCATGCGCGCCGCGCGGACCTACACGCTTGACCGCGCGCAGTTCGGCAAGCCGCTCGCGGCCAACCAGCTCGTCCAGCTGAAGCTGGCGAACATGCAGACCGAAATCGCGCTGGCGCTGCAAGGCTGCCTGCGCGCCGGCCGCATGTTCGACGAAGGCACGCTGGCGCCCGAGGCGATCAGCATCCTGAAGCGCAACAATTGCGGCAAGGCGCTGGAGATCGCCCGTGTCGCGCGCGACATGCACGGCGGCAACGGCATTTCGGCCGAATTCCATGTGATGCGCCACGCGATCAACCTCGAGACCGTCAACACCTATGAAGGCACCCACGACGTGCACGGGCTGATCCTGGGGCGGGCGATCACCGGCATCGCGGCGTTCTGATGAACCTGCAGCCGACGCTCCGCGGCGCGCTCGTGACGCTCGAGCCGACGGTCGCCGGCGACTGGTGCGCGCTGTTCGCCGCGGCGGCGGACCCGGAGATATGGGCCCAGCACCCCGCCTCGGACCGCTGGAAGGAGCCGGTGTTCCGCGCCTATTTCGACGATGCGCTGGCGAGCGGCGGCAGCCTCACGATCCGCGATCGCGCGAGCGGAGAGGTGATCGGCGCCAGCCGCTACGCCAATCACGACCTGCAGCGCGACGAAATCGAGATCGGCTGGACCTTCCTCGCACGACGCTTCTGGGGCGGCCCGGTCAACGCCGAGGTGAAGCGGCTGATGCTCGATCATATTCTGGCCGAAGTGCATGCCGCGGTGTTCGTGGTCGGCGCGGAGAACCTCCGGTCGCGGCGCGCCATGGAGAAGATCGGAGGCGTAGTCGAGCAGGGGCGCACGCAGCGCGGCGACGGTTCGCGGATGGACCGTCACGTCTTCTATCGAATCGCGCGCGAGCATGGGGCGGCCGCGGCATGAGTGTCGCCTTCCGCCGCGAGAGCGACGACGAGCACAAGGAGCCCGAGTTCGAGCTGCCGATCCCGGTCGGACCGAATCTGGTGACCGAACGCGGGCTGGCTCTGATCGAAGCGAAAGTCGCCGAACTGAAAGGCGCCGTTGCCGCCGAAATCGACGAGGCGGCGCGCAAGAAGCTGGAGCGCACGCTCCGCTATTGGTCCACCCAGCATGCGACCGCGCGCATCGCCGATCGCCCCGAGGCGGGCGAAGCCGGAATCGGATCGCTGGTGACAGTGCGCCGCGCCGGACGGACGCAGCGGTTCCGGATCGTCGGGCACGACGAAGCCGATCCGGCGAGCGCGCTGCTCGCGTTCACGGCGCCGCTGGCGCGCGCGGTGATGGGCGCGATGGCGGGCGAGCGCGTGGCCTTCGGCGGGAGCGCGGATGCCCTCGAAGTGGTGGAGGTCGCGTGAAACCGCTCGAGGGCATTCGAGTGGTCGAGCTGGCACGCATCCTCGCCGGCCCGTGGTGCGGCCAGTTGCTCGCCGATCTCGGCGCGGAAGTGATCAAGATCGAGCGGCCCGGAACCGGCGACGACACGCGACACTGGGGGCCGCCGTTCCTGCACGACGCGGAGGGCAACAGCCTCGACGCCGCCTATTTCCACTCGACCAATCGCGGCAAAAGCGCCCGCTTCATCGATATCGCCACGCCGGCCGGGCAGGCGGAGGTGCGTGCGCTGGCCGCCGAGGCGGATGTGGTGATCGAGAACTACAAAGTGGGCGGGCTCGTCAAATACGGCCTCGACTCCGCCAGCTTGCGGGCGGCGAATCCTCGGCTGATCGTCGCCTCGATCACCGGCTTCGGCCAGACCGGCCCCTATGCACATCGCGCCGGCTATGACTTCATCATCCAGGGCATGGGCGGCTTCATGAGCCTGACCGGCGAGCCCGACGGCGCACCGCAGAAGGCCGGGATAGCCTATGCCGACATCTTCACCGGCACCTACACGGCCGTCGCGGTGCTTGCGGCGCTGCGACGCCGTGACGTCACCGGCGAAGGCGCGCACATCGACATGGCGCTACTCGATACGCAGGTTGCGGTGCTGGCGAACCAGGCGCTCAACTGGATGGCATCGGGCACGGTGCCGCACCGGATGGGCAACGGCCACGCCAATCTGGTGCCGTACCAGGCATTCGCCTGCGCCGACGGCGAGCTGATCGTCGCGGTCGGCAACGATTCGCAATTCCGCCGGCTCTGCGCCGTGCTCGGACTCGACCTCGGCGAGGATCCGCGCTTCGCGACCAATCCGGGCCGTGTCGAGAACCGTGCCGCGCTGATCCCGCTGCTCGCCGCCGCAATCAGGAGCTGGGAGAAGGCGGCGCTCTACGAACGGCTCGAGGCCGCGGGCGTACCGGCAGGGCCGATCAACCGAGTCGACGAAGTGTTCGCCGACCGGCAGGTGCAGGCGCGCGGCATGCGGATCGCACCGGGCGGGCTCCCGGGCGTCGCCAGCCCGATCGTGATCGACGGGGTGCGCATGACGAGCGGTCGGCCCAGCCCTCCGCGGCCCGCGAACGACTAAGCAGTCGAGGCGCGCAGCCGGGTAGCTGTTCCGCCTTATCCCAGCCGTTGCAGCAATGCCGTGGCCGCCGCGGGCGCACGCACCTTCGCGCCGTTGATCATAAAGATGTAAGTTTCACGTGGAACCACAGGCGGTTGGTCGTCGGTCACATAGGGTAGCCCCTCCGGCCGACCGCCTTCGCTCCAGCAGCGTGCGGCCTCCGCCCAGCGATCGAGCGCGGCCGGGGAATAGCCTTGCGGATGCCCCTCCTGCGCATTCTCCAGCCGCACATAGACGAAATCGCCGCTGACGTCGGCGATCGCCGGATACTCCGCCGAATCGGCATGGACGATGGCGACGCCATGGGCGCGGGCAAGCGCGACGAATTCCGGCACACGGAAGCTTTCGTGGCGCACCTGAATCGCGTGGCGCAGCGGCAGGCCGGCGTGGCGGTCGGGAAGAAGCTTCAGGAAGGCGCCGAAATCCTCGGGGTCGAACTTCTTGGTCGCCATGAACTGCCAGAGGATCGGGCCCAGCTTGTCGCCGAGCTCGACGATCCCCTGATCGAGGAAGGTCGTCACCGCATCGCCGGCCTCTGCCAGCAGCTTCCGGTTGGTGCAGTATCGCGACGCCTTCACTGCAAAGACGAAGCCTTCGGGGGCCGTCGCTGCCCATTGGGCGAAGCTCGCCGGCTTTTGCAGCCGATGATAGGTGGCGTTGATCTCGATCGCCGTCACCGCGCTACTTGCGAATTCGAGCTCGCGCTTCTGGGGGAGGCCGTCGGGATAGAAGGTCCCGCGCCACGGCGCATAGGTCCAGCCGCCGATACCGACCCGCACGTCAGCCACCGTCATCCCCCCGCGATCGGCGGCGGCCGGGAACCCGCACGTCATAGCCCAGCGCGTTCCGCGACCAGAGCATCGTCACCAGCGTATAGAGCACCACCGCCAGCGGCGCGGCGAGCAGGATGCCGAGGATGCCGAACAGCGATCCCAGCGCGCCCAGCGCAAACAGCAGCAGCGCGGGCGGAATCGACACTGCCCAGCGCTGGACGAGCGGGGTCAGCACATTGCCCTCCGCCTGCTGCGCGACGAGATAGACCAGCGAGGCGGCGATCAACGCGTCCGGCCCCTGCGCAAAGGCGAGCAGGATGCCCGGAATGGCGCCGATCACGGGGCCGACCAGCGGGATGAAGTTGGCGACGCCCACGATCACGCCCAGCGCACCCGCCGAGGGCAGACCGACGAATGTGAGGCCGATCGCGACCAGCGAGCCGACGACCGTCATGGTGAACAGCTGCCCCAGCAGATATTTCTGCAACGCGACGCCGCTCGCGTTCAGCGCATCGACGACGCGCGGCCCCTGCTCCTTGGGAAACAGCCGCTCCGCCCCGCGGACGTACAGGCCCGGCTGGAGCGCGAAATAGATCGCGCCGATCACCACCAGCACCAGATTGGTGATCGCACCGACCGCGCCGAAGGCGAACGAGACGGCGCGCCCGAAATAGCTTTGCAGGTCGAGCGAGGCGAGGCTGAGCGACTGGCCCCAGGGCTGCTGCCGCAGCCAGTCGCGCGCGCTGTCGATCGCCGAGGGCAGCTGCGCCGCGACGTTGGAGAATTCCTGTCCCAGTTGCGCCCCGAACAGCCAGCCGACCAGATAGAGGATCGCGAAGATCGCCAGCACGCCCAGCAGCACCGCCGGCGTTTCGGGAATTCCCAGCATGCGGAACGGCGCCGCCGCCGAGCGGATCAGCACCGCGATCAGGATGGCCGAGAAGATCAGCAGCAAGGTGCCCGAAAGCGGCACGAGCAGCAGCGCGAGCCCAACGAGCAGCAGGACGATCAGTGTCTTGCGGACGACCGCGCCTTCCGTGTTGCCCTGCACGTCCATTCCGCCCCCTTTTGGCCGATGCACCGGCGCACCGCCAGCGAACGGGGAGCTTTGGCGAAGGTTCCGCACCGGTCAAGCCGGCGCGAAGCGCCTATTCGACGCGCGTCCAGCGCTGCGACTTGCAGATGATGCCCAAGGCAGCGCAGCCCTCGGCACTCAGCGTATCGCCTTCGAACCGGATCGTGCCCGAAAAGCGCTTGCCCAGATCGGGAACGAAGACTTCGCCTTCCCACGCGCCGGAAGGTTGCTGCGTGAAGTTGCGGAACAGGTTCGTTCCGACCAGCGATTCGGTGCCGCCTTCGCGTGCGTCGCGCTTGGCCTCTTCATTCGCCCAGGTGACGCGGCCGCATAGCTTTCCGTCGCACGAATAGGAGCGGATATGGACGCTGCCGTCGGGATTGCTCCAGACTGCCTCGGGCACTTCCCCGGCGCTCTGCCCCGCCACGGCAGCGGGGAAGAGCAGCGGCAGCGCAAGCGCGCAGGCACCGGCGAACGTGCGGATCGGTTTCATCGGCGAGTCCTTTCGGAAAGAGATGCACCAGACGCAGCGGCATCGATTCGGTTGCAGGCAGGGAACTGCCGGCACCTGGAGCGGGCGAAGGGATTCGAACCCTCGACCCCAACCTTGGCAAGGTTGTGCTCTACCCCTGAGCTACGCCCGCTCTGGCGTCATGTCGGCGGCGCTGGATGCGCACACCGGGGCAAGGCGGCGGCTGTTAGCACCGGCCGGGCGGCCCCGCAAGCCCTTCCGGAAAAGGCTTGGCCTGTCGCCCGAGAACGCCCACATAGGCGCCGCAACACCTGCCCGCGCGCAGGCAATTTGAGGAGCGTCCCTTGGCCACCCCGCCCGGCATGTCCGCACTGTCCAGCACCGAACGCGAAGCCGTCGAGGCATTTCGGCGCGACATCGTCGAACCGTCGATGACCAGGCTGGTGATCCTGGATTTCTGGGCCGAATGGTGCGGCCCGTGCAAGCAGCTCGGCCCGGTGCTCGAGAAAGTGGCAGCCGACTATGCGACCAAAGGCGTGGTGCTCGCCAAGATCGACGTCGACAAGGACCAGTTCATCGCCGCCCAATTCCAGGTGCGTTCGATTCCGACCGTCTATGCGATGTTCCAGGGCCAGCTGGTCGCCGACCTGAGCCAGGCGCGCACCGAATCGCAGCTGCGCCAGATGCTCGACCAGATCCTGCGGCAAATCCCGGTCGAAGGCGAATCGCAGCAGGCCGAGGCCGAGATCGAGCCGCTGATCGCGATGGGCGAGCAGGTATTGGCCGAAGGAGACGCCGAGCGCGCGCTTTCGCTGTTCGACCAGCTCGCCGAGATGGCCCCCGAGCATCCGGCGGTGCTTGCCGGCCGCATCCGCGCGCTGGTCCAGCTTGGGCGGTTCGAGGAGGCACAGTCGGCGCTGGATTCGGTGCCCGAGGAGGCCGCCAAGGCGCCAGAGGTGGAGCGCGCGCGCGCCGCGCTCTCGCTTGCCACCGAAGCGGCGCCGGTCGACGATCTTGCCGAACTGAAGGCCGAAGTCGCCGCGAACCCGCACGACATGGAAAAGCGCTATGCGCTCGCCGGCGGCCAGATGGCGGCGGGCGACCGCGAAGGCGCGGCGGAGACGCTGCTCGCGATGATCGCCGAGGATCGCGAGTGGAACGAGGGCGCGGCGCGCCAGCGGCTGTTGAAGCTGTTCGAAGTGGTCGGGCTCGAGGACCCTTGGGTATCGACCCAGCGGCGCAAGCTTTCGGCGATCCTGTTCGGATGACGGTCACGCGGCTGTCGGTGTTTCCCCTGGGCGGCGCGCTGCTGTTCCCGCGGATGCACCTGCCGCTCCACATCTTCGAGCCGCGCTATCGCGCGCTGGTGACCGATTCGCTCGCGCGCGACCGGCGGATCGGGATGGTGCAGCCGCGCGAGGGCGGTGCCCACCCCGGACTCTTCGATCGAGGCTGCGTCGGGCGGATCGCCGAGGTGCAGGCACTGCCCGACGGCCGGTTCGACATCGTTCTCGAAGGACTCGCCCGCTTCACCATCATGCGCGAGCTAGACGTCACGACGCCATTCCGACAGGTCGAGGCCGAGCTGGAGCCGGTGGGAGACAGCGAGATACTGGGGATGGGCGACCGCGCATCGCTCGAGATGGAGGCCCGCCGCTTCGCCGAGGGACAGGGCTATGCCGTCGACTGGGAAGCGGTTTCACGCCTCGACGACGAATCGCTGGTGAACGGCATCGCCCAGATCGCCCCGTTCGACATCGCTTCGAAGCAGGCGCTGCTCGAGGCCGAGACGCTGCAGGACCGCAGTCGGCTGATCGTGCAGCTGATGCAGTTCTTCGGCCGTTCGGGCGACGATGTGGGGACGCTGCAATGAGCGCGGAACTCGATCCCTGGCTGCTCGACCGGCTGGTGTGCCCCGCGACCCGCACGCCGCTGCGCTATGACGCAGCGCGCGGCGAACTCGTCTCGGAGGAAGCGGGGCTCGCCTATCCGGTGCGCGACGGCGTGCCGGTGCTGCTCGCCGAGGCCGCGCGGCCGCTGCGTCCGAACTAGCGGCGCACGAGGCCTGCGACGCCGCTCGCCAGCCACGCGAGGACGCCGCTCAACACACCCAGAACCAGCATGATCAGCAGGATCGTGAGAGCTCCGCCATCGCCGATGCCATAGCGCTGCATCGTCGCCGAATAGCTGTCGGGAACGATCAGCAGCGTGACGATTGTGCCGAGAACCGCGACGACCACGAAGCTGCCGAGCCCGGCCGAGAGCCCTGCGCGCCTGCCATGCGCCGCGGTCAGGCCCGCAGCGGCGCCGGCCAGCGTCGGCCAGAGCAGCGGCCAGGCGTTGCTGCCGGAAATCGAGGCATTGGCGACGAACAACAGACCGCCGAACGCGCCGAGAAGCAGCGACCGATT from Sphingosinithalassobacter sp. CS137 harbors:
- a CDS encoding DUF72 domain-containing protein — protein: MTVADVRVGIGGWTYAPWRGTFYPDGLPQKRELEFASSAVTAIEINATYHRLQKPASFAQWAATAPEGFVFAVKASRYCTNRKLLAEAGDAVTTFLDQGIVELGDKLGPILWQFMATKKFDPEDFGAFLKLLPDRHAGLPLRHAIQVRHESFRVPEFVALARAHGVAIVHADSAEYPAIADVSGDFVYVRLENAQEGHPQGYSPAALDRWAEAARCWSEGGRPEGLPYVTDDQPPVVPRETYIFMINGAKVRAPAAATALLQRLG
- a CDS encoding DUF2147 domain-containing protein, giving the protein MKPIRTFAGACALALPLLFPAAVAGQSAGEVPEAVWSNPDGSVHIRSYSCDGKLCGRVTWANEEAKRDAREGGTESLVGTNLFRNFTQQPSGAWEGEVFVPDLGKRFSGTIRFEGDTLSAEGCAALGIICKSQRWTRVE
- a CDS encoding Trm112 family protein gives rise to the protein MSAELDPWLLDRLVCPATRTPLRYDAARGELVSEEAGLAYPVRDGVPVLLAEAARPLRPN
- a CDS encoding LON peptidase substrate-binding domain-containing protein, which codes for MTVTRLSVFPLGGALLFPRMHLPLHIFEPRYRALVTDSLARDRRIGMVQPREGGAHPGLFDRGCVGRIAEVQALPDGRFDIVLEGLARFTIMRELDVTTPFRQVEAELEPVGDSEILGMGDRASLEMEARRFAEGQGYAVDWEAVSRLDDESLVNGIAQIAPFDIASKQALLEAETLQDRSRLIVQLMQFFGRSGDDVGTLQ
- a CDS encoding AI-2E family transporter; translation: MDVQGNTEGAVVRKTLIVLLLVGLALLLVPLSGTLLLIFSAILIAVLIRSAAAPFRMLGIPETPAVLLGVLAIFAILYLVGWLFGAQLGQEFSNVAAQLPSAIDSARDWLRQQPWGQSLSLASLDLQSYFGRAVSFAFGAVGAITNLVLVVIGAIYFALQPGLYVRGAERLFPKEQGPRVVDALNASGVALQKYLLGQLFTMTVVGSLVAIGLTFVGLPSAGALGVIVGVANFIPLVGPVIGAIPGILLAFAQGPDALIAASLVYLVAQQAEGNVLTPLVQRWAVSIPPALLLFALGALGSLFGILGILLAAPLAVVLYTLVTMLWSRNALGYDVRVPGRRRSRGDDGG
- a CDS encoding tetratricopeptide repeat protein; translated protein: MSSTEREAVEAFRRDIVEPSMTRLVILDFWAEWCGPCKQLGPVLEKVAADYATKGVVLAKIDVDKDQFIAAQFQVRSIPTVYAMFQGQLVADLSQARTESQLRQMLDQILRQIPVEGESQQAEAEIEPLIAMGEQVLAEGDAERALSLFDQLAEMAPEHPAVLAGRIRALVQLGRFEEAQSALDSVPEEAAKAPEVERARAALSLATEAAPVDDLAELKAEVAANPHDMEKRYALAGGQMAAGDREGAAETLLAMIAEDREWNEGAARQRLLKLFEVVGLEDPWVSTQRRKLSAILFG